A single genomic interval of Polaribacter vadi harbors:
- the gldF gene encoding gliding motility-associated ABC transporter permease subunit GldF: MKAILKKEFNSFFASPIAYLVIGVFLLINGLFLFIFDDDFNILNAGFADITPFFYLAPWVFLFLIPAITMKSFADEFNTGTIELLKTKPISDWQIVLGKFWASLLLVCIAIIPTFMYVYTVYQLGNPVGNIDFGSTIGSYIGLLFLAATYTAVGLFTSTLSKNQIVAFILGVFITFFLFYGFDAIATSFGDSSLTIQQLGINEHFKSISRGVIDTRDIIYFLSVTFFFLFITKTRLENE; this comes from the coding sequence TTGAAAGCAATCTTAAAAAAAGAATTCAACTCATTTTTTGCAAGTCCAATTGCGTATTTAGTTATTGGAGTTTTCTTGCTGATAAATGGTTTGTTTTTATTTATTTTTGATGACGATTTTAATATTTTAAACGCTGGTTTTGCTGATATTACTCCGTTTTTCTATTTAGCTCCTTGGGTTTTTCTCTTTTTGATTCCTGCAATTACCATGAAAAGTTTTGCTGATGAATTCAATACAGGAACCATAGAACTATTAAAAACAAAACCAATTTCTGATTGGCAAATTGTTTTGGGAAAATTCTGGGCTTCACTCCTATTGGTTTGTATTGCCATAATTCCGACTTTTATGTATGTCTATACAGTATATCAATTAGGAAATCCTGTTGGAAACATCGATTTTGGCAGCACAATTGGTTCGTATATTGGGTTACTATTTTTGGCAGCAACCTATACAGCTGTTGGTTTATTTACATCAACTTTATCAAAAAACCAGATTGTAGCTTTTATTTTAGGCGTTTTTATTACGTTTTTCCTTTTTTATGGTTTTGATGCGATTGCAACTTCTTTTGGAGATAGCAGCTTAACCATTCAGCAATTAGGTATTAACGAACATTTTAAAAGTATTTCTAGAGGTGTTATCGATACAAGAGATATTATCTACTTTTTAAGTGTTACTTTTTTCTTTTTATTCATTACTAAAACACGTTTAGAAAATGAATAA
- a CDS encoding GNAT family N-acetyltransferase gives MDYNFTPFPVLETERLTLRALNLDDAKAIFGLRTNKEVNEYIDRKVPRNLSEARAFIDRISTLAENNKGIFWVIASKSTNELMGTIGLRNFEDEEDYAEIGYEINPDYQERGYMSEAFIPVLEYGFQNLELKTIEAFTHKNNTASIALLEKLNFVFDPEREDEGFENNISYLLKN, from the coding sequence ATGGATTACAATTTTACACCCTTTCCTGTTTTAGAAACAGAACGATTAACATTAAGAGCATTAAATTTAGATGATGCAAAAGCAATTTTTGGTTTAAGAACCAATAAAGAAGTGAATGAATATATTGATAGAAAAGTGCCTAGAAACCTTTCTGAAGCTAGAGCTTTTATTGATAGAATCTCAACATTAGCAGAAAATAATAAAGGGATTTTTTGGGTAATAGCCTCAAAAAGCACCAATGAATTAATGGGAACAATTGGTTTGCGTAATTTTGAAGATGAAGAAGATTATGCAGAAATTGGGTACGAAATAAATCCTGATTATCAAGAAAGAGGTTATATGAGCGAAGCTTTTATACCAGTTTTAGAATATGGATTTCAAAATTTAGAGTTAAAAACTATTGAAGCATTCACACACAAAAATAATACGGCTTCAATTGCGTTATTAGAAAAACTAAACTTTGTTTTTGATCCTGAAAGAGAAGATGAAGGTTTCGAAAATAATATTAGTTACCTGTTAAAGAATTAG
- a CDS encoding M28 family peptidase translates to MKKITLLFLLVSSVTFAQTDQKIYDIIEAVSADNIKNYVKTLTEFGTRNTFSDTISQTRGIGAARRWIKSEFDKISSDCENCLNVFYQKDLVTKEGNRRVPHDAYVVNVVAIQKGTKYPNKYIIMSGDIDSRASDTMDFTTDAPGANDNASGMAGTIEAARVLSKYQFESSIIYVGLSGEEQGLFGGAGLAKYAKEKEWNIIGILNNDMIGNITGVDGVIDNRAFRIFSEPVPANETENQRNARRFYGGEVDGISRQLARYIHKTTKTYMPEMNPMMIYRLDRFGRGGHHRPFNDLGFAGIRIMEAHENYTQQHQDIRTENGINYGDTFEHVNFPYAKKLTAVNAINLASLAWAPEAPEVVEIGGIVEANAKLKWSKVKGAKGYKIYWRDTTSPTWDHSRYVEATEFTLDGIVIDNFFFGVAAVGENGHESVVVFPNKILR, encoded by the coding sequence ATGAAAAAAATTACACTCTTATTTTTACTAGTTTCATCTGTTACATTTGCTCAAACAGATCAAAAAATTTACGATATTATTGAGGCTGTTTCTGCTGATAACATAAAAAATTACGTAAAAACTTTAACAGAATTTGGTACAAGAAACACCTTTTCCGATACAATTTCACAAACTCGTGGAATTGGAGCTGCAAGAAGATGGATAAAATCTGAATTTGATAAAATATCATCAGATTGCGAAAACTGTTTAAATGTATTTTATCAAAAGGATTTGGTAACTAAAGAAGGCAACAGAAGAGTGCCTCATGATGCCTATGTTGTGAACGTTGTTGCCATTCAAAAAGGTACAAAATACCCAAATAAATATATTATTATGAGTGGTGATATAGATTCACGAGCAAGTGATACTATGGATTTTACGACAGATGCTCCAGGTGCAAATGATAATGCATCAGGAATGGCTGGAACTATAGAAGCTGCTAGAGTTTTATCAAAATACCAGTTTGAAAGTAGCATTATTTATGTAGGTTTATCTGGAGAAGAACAAGGGCTTTTTGGTGGAGCAGGTTTGGCAAAATATGCTAAAGAAAAAGAATGGAACATTATCGGAATTTTAAACAACGATATGATTGGAAATATTACTGGAGTTGATGGCGTAATTGATAATAGAGCTTTTAGAATTTTCTCTGAACCTGTACCTGCAAACGAAACTGAAAACCAAAGAAATGCGAGACGTTTTTATGGTGGTGAAGTTGATGGTATTTCTAGACAATTGGCAAGATATATTCATAAAACTACCAAAACTTACATGCCAGAAATGAACCCAATGATGATTTATAGATTGGACAGATTTGGAAGAGGAGGGCATCACAGACCTTTTAACGATTTAGGTTTTGCAGGAATAAGAATTATGGAAGCACATGAAAATTACACACAACAACATCAAGATATTAGAACTGAAAACGGAATTAATTATGGTGATACTTTTGAACATGTAAATTTTCCATATGCTAAAAAATTAACTGCTGTAAATGCCATAAATTTAGCCAGTTTAGCTTGGGCTCCAGAAGCTCCAGAAGTGGTGGAAATTGGTGGAATTGTAGAAGCTAATGCTAAATTAAAATGGAGCAAAGTTAAGGGTGCAAAAGGATATAAAATTTACTGGAGAGATACAACATCGCCAACTTGGGACCATAGTAGATATGTAGAAGCTACAGAATTTACTTTAGATGGAATTGTAATTGATAATTTCTTTTTTGGAGTTGCTGCTGTTGGTGAAAATGGACATGAAAGCGTAGTTGTTTTTCCAAACAAAATTTTGAGATAA
- a CDS encoding putative quinol monooxygenase, giving the protein MFVRIVKMSFHSKHIAAFLEMFEEKKQLIRNSDGNKLLELYQDKNNPEIFFTYSYWEHESDLENYKNSELFLKTWKQTKTYFNDKPQAWSVDKKVSLQ; this is encoded by the coding sequence ATGTTTGTTAGAATCGTAAAAATGAGTTTTCACTCAAAACATATTGCAGCATTTCTAGAAATGTTTGAAGAGAAAAAGCAACTAATTCGTAATTCTGATGGAAATAAATTGTTAGAATTATATCAAGATAAAAATAACCCTGAAATATTTTTCACCTATTCTTATTGGGAACATGAAAGCGATTTAGAGAACTATAAAAACTCTGAATTGTTTTTAAAAACATGGAAACAAACCAAAACTTATTTTAATGACAAACCACAAGCTTGGAGTGTTGATAAAAAAGTAAGTTTGCAATAA
- a CDS encoding DUF6249 domain-containing protein has translation MEVAILAVIFGSLFGIFYLYFSTRNKERLALIEKGADASIFISTKNQKTAPIWKVLILNISLLLMGIGLGIFIGLILDTYTNLGQPVYPATVFFTAGLCLFAGFHLTKSLDKE, from the coding sequence ATGGAAGTAGCAATTTTAGCAGTAATTTTTGGAAGTCTTTTTGGTATCTTTTACTTATATTTTTCAACCAGAAACAAAGAACGTTTAGCATTGATAGAAAAAGGTGCAGATGCAAGTATTTTTATATCAACCAAAAATCAAAAAACAGCACCAATTTGGAAAGTGCTCATTTTAAATATTTCACTTTTATTAATGGGTATTGGTTTAGGAATTTTTATAGGACTTATTTTGGATACTTATACAAATTTAGGTCAACCTGTTTATCCAGCAACCGTATTTTTCACAGCAGGTTTATGTTTATTTGCAGGGTTTCATCTAACTAAAAGTTTAGATAAAGAATAA
- the ggt gene encoding gamma-glutamyltransferase, whose protein sequence is MKAYKILFLITFLSILNGCKKEKTVGLITEKAMVVSAREEASKIGSAILQKGGNAYDAMVATHFALAVVYPVAGNIAGGGFMVYRNNDGTKGALDFREKAPITAHKDMYLDSLGNVIENKSVLGAFAVGIPGSVAGVFEVHKKFGTLPIKDLIQPAIDLARKGIVVTENQADDLNNATERFKKVNNYKTVFENNWKAGDILKQEELAQTLERIRDFGKDGFYKGETADLLVNYVAELGGIITHEDLEKYEAIWRKPIEFSYKDYNITSMTLPASGGICLAQILKSVEPFDLSDIEHNSTKYIQLLTEASRRSYADRAHYLGDIDFVNVPIDSLTDENYINNRMKSFSWDKATPSSEVSQGKILGYESDETTHYSIVDQFGNAVSVTTTLNTGYGSKVVVKGAGFILNNEMDDFSSKPGVPNVYGLVGSEANSIASEKRMLSSMTPTIVEKDGKLKMVVGTPGGSTIITSVLQNILNVVEFDMGMQESVNQPRFHHQWLPDVIRMEPNGFDEVSKNKLESLGYEILERNSLIIGRVDAILVLPNGKLEAGADKRGDDAAVGF, encoded by the coding sequence ATGAAAGCATATAAAATCCTTTTTCTAATCACTTTTTTATCAATTTTAAATGGTTGTAAAAAAGAAAAAACAGTTGGTTTAATCACAGAAAAAGCAATGGTAGTTTCTGCAAGAGAAGAAGCTTCAAAAATTGGTTCTGCTATTTTACAAAAGGGTGGAAATGCTTATGATGCAATGGTTGCAACGCATTTTGCTTTGGCTGTTGTATATCCTGTTGCTGGGAATATTGCTGGTGGAGGTTTTATGGTATACAGAAATAACGATGGCACAAAAGGCGCTTTAGATTTTAGAGAAAAAGCCCCAATTACAGCTCATAAAGACATGTATTTAGATTCGCTTGGCAATGTAATTGAAAACAAAAGTGTGTTAGGAGCTTTTGCAGTTGGCATTCCTGGGTCTGTTGCTGGTGTTTTTGAAGTGCATAAAAAGTTCGGAACTTTACCAATCAAAGACTTGATTCAGCCAGCAATTGATTTGGCTAGAAAAGGAATTGTTGTGACCGAAAATCAAGCAGATGATTTAAATAATGCCACAGAAAGATTTAAAAAAGTTAACAACTATAAAACCGTTTTTGAGAATAATTGGAAAGCAGGAGATATTTTAAAACAAGAGGAACTAGCACAAACTTTAGAGCGAATTCGTGATTTTGGAAAAGACGGATTTTACAAAGGAGAAACAGCAGATTTATTAGTAAATTATGTTGCAGAATTAGGTGGAATTATTACTCACGAAGATTTAGAAAAATACGAAGCAATTTGGCGAAAACCAATCGAATTTTCTTACAAAGATTACAACATTACTTCTATGACTTTGCCTGCAAGTGGTGGAATTTGTTTGGCACAAATTTTAAAATCGGTAGAACCTTTTGATTTATCTGATATTGAACATAATTCAACAAAATATATCCAATTGTTAACAGAAGCATCTAGAAGAAGTTATGCAGATAGAGCTCATTATTTGGGTGATATTGATTTTGTAAACGTGCCAATTGATAGTTTAACAGACGAAAATTATATAAACAATAGAATGAAATCTTTTTCTTGGGATAAAGCAACACCTTCCTCTGAAGTTTCTCAGGGAAAAATTTTGGGGTATGAAAGTGATGAAACCACACATTATTCCATTGTAGATCAATTTGGAAATGCAGTTTCTGTAACCACAACTCTAAATACAGGTTATGGATCTAAAGTGGTTGTAAAAGGCGCAGGTTTTATTCTGAATAATGAAATGGATGATTTTTCTAGCAAACCAGGTGTGCCAAATGTTTATGGTTTAGTAGGTTCTGAGGCAAATTCAATTGCATCAGAAAAAAGAATGTTGAGTTCTATGACACCAACAATTGTAGAGAAAGATGGCAAGTTAAAAATGGTGGTAGGAACTCCTGGAGGTTCTACAATTATAACATCGGTTTTGCAAAATATTTTAAATGTGGTAGAATTTGATATGGGAATGCAAGAATCTGTGAATCAGCCAAGGTTTCATCATCAATGGTTGCCAGATGTTATTAGAATGGAACCCAATGGTTTTGATGAAGTTTCTAAAAATAAGTTGGAATCTTTAGGATATGAAATTTTAGAAAGAAATTCTTTAATTATTGGTAGAGTAGATGCTATTCTTGTTTTGCCAAATGGAAAATTAGAAGCTGGTGCAGATAAAAGAGGAGATGATGCAGCAGTTGGTTTTTAA
- the gldG gene encoding gliding motility-associated ABC transporter substrate-binding protein GldG, with amino-acid sequence MNKNIKNIGLLLIGLFVLNILNQSFYKRFDLTADKRYTLSKTTKSILSTFKKPLFITVYLEGDFPSEFKRLQVETQQYLEELAAENGNIKIHFENPDNQREELIKRGMMPSQLTVEENGKLSEVIIFPWAEIVFEEKSTIVSLLPNAIVASQEEQLQKAIENLEYSFSNAINSITQKKQKSVAIITGNGELQDIYLYSFLSEVAKKHKLAKFTLDSVATNPRQTLQDITNFDLAIIAKPTEKFTSEEKFTLDQFITNGGKTLWMLDNVQADQDSLLNSGKMLAYPRDLNLTDLLFSYGIRINTTLIKDLYAAKIALATGTIGNQTQFQNLDWFYHPLVSGNPNHSITKNVAPVRLQFANQIDTLKNNIKKTPLLISSPLSQKVGTPTIIELQSIAEEPEEKDFVAGNQLFAVLLEGDFNSGFKNRIKPFETPIFKENATHNKMIVIADGDIGKNQILKGEPTDLASDKWTNEQFGNKDFLLNAVDYLLDDTGLMELRNKTLKINILDKQKAFRERTFWQFLNVVFPLILLFAFGFVFNYIRKKKYSK; translated from the coding sequence ATGAATAAAAACATCAAAAATATCGGTTTATTATTGATTGGTTTATTTGTTTTAAACATTCTCAATCAATCTTTTTACAAACGTTTCGATTTAACTGCAGATAAAAGATACACACTTTCTAAAACCACAAAATCAATTTTATCAACCTTTAAAAAACCACTTTTTATAACGGTTTATCTGGAGGGCGATTTTCCATCAGAATTTAAAAGACTGCAAGTTGAAACGCAACAATATTTGGAGGAACTTGCTGCAGAAAATGGCAACATAAAAATTCATTTTGAAAACCCTGACAATCAACGTGAAGAATTGATTAAAAGAGGCATGATGCCAAGCCAATTAACAGTGGAAGAAAATGGTAAATTATCTGAAGTTATTATTTTTCCTTGGGCAGAGATTGTTTTTGAAGAAAAATCAACCATTGTTTCATTATTACCGAATGCAATTGTTGCAAGTCAAGAAGAACAGTTGCAAAAAGCGATTGAAAATTTAGAATATAGTTTTAGTAATGCCATAAATTCCATCACTCAAAAGAAACAAAAATCTGTTGCCATTATTACAGGAAATGGCGAATTACAAGATATTTATCTATATAGTTTTTTAAGCGAAGTTGCCAAAAAACACAAATTAGCAAAATTCACGTTAGATTCTGTGGCTACAAATCCGAGGCAAACTTTACAAGATATTACCAATTTCGATTTGGCAATTATTGCAAAACCCACTGAAAAATTTACATCCGAAGAAAAATTTACACTTGACCAATTTATAACAAATGGTGGTAAAACTTTGTGGATGTTAGACAATGTACAAGCAGATCAAGACAGTTTATTAAACTCTGGAAAAATGTTGGCATATCCAAGAGATTTAAACTTAACAGATTTGTTATTTTCTTACGGAATTAGAATCAACACCACTTTAATTAAAGATTTATATGCCGCAAAAATTGCATTGGCAACTGGCACAATTGGCAATCAAACTCAGTTTCAGAATTTAGATTGGTTTTACCATCCTTTAGTTTCTGGGAATCCAAATCATTCAATTACAAAAAATGTTGCTCCTGTAAGATTACAGTTTGCAAATCAAATTGATACACTTAAAAACAACATCAAAAAAACACCTTTATTAATCAGTTCTCCATTATCTCAAAAAGTAGGAACACCAACCATTATTGAGCTACAATCTATTGCTGAAGAACCCGAAGAAAAAGATTTTGTTGCAGGAAATCAATTATTTGCTGTCTTATTAGAAGGTGATTTTAATTCAGGATTTAAAAACCGTATAAAACCTTTTGAAACTCCCATTTTTAAAGAAAATGCAACCCATAATAAAATGATTGTAATTGCTGATGGTGATATTGGGAAAAATCAAATTTTAAAAGGAGAACCAACAGATTTAGCTAGTGATAAATGGACAAACGAACAATTTGGCAACAAAGATTTTCTTCTAAATGCTGTTGATTATTTATTAGATGATACTGGTTTGATGGAATTAAGAAATAAAACTTTAAAAATTAATATTTTAGACAAACAAAAAGCGTTTAGAGAACGTACTTTTTGGCAGTTTTTAAATGTGGTTTTTCCACTAATTTTACTGTTTGCTTTCGGATTTGTTTTTAATTATATCAGAAAAAAGAAATATAGTAAATAA
- a CDS encoding RNA polymerase sigma factor, with amino-acid sequence MTNKTDQIYITKVINGDTNAFASLVDTYKNMVFSLAFKMTKNREEAEEISQDTFIKAYKNLSKFKGDSKFSTWLYRIAYHTSLDNLKKNKNNNNSFEINEITFNQIKATENILEGIERKERAKMMEICLHKLPDEERTIIWMFYYDELSLKEITEITSMSEANLKVKLHRARKKLLTIVKENVVPEMIENYGRK; translated from the coding sequence ATGACTAACAAAACCGACCAAATTTATATTACAAAAGTTATTAATGGAGATACAAATGCGTTTGCATCTCTTGTTGATACTTATAAAAATATGGTGTTTAGTTTGGCATTTAAAATGACTAAGAATAGGGAAGAAGCAGAGGAAATTAGTCAAGATACGTTTATAAAAGCGTATAAAAATTTAAGCAAGTTTAAAGGTGATTCTAAATTTTCTACTTGGTTGTATAGAATTGCATATCACACAAGTTTGGACAATCTTAAAAAGAATAAAAATAATAACAATTCGTTTGAAATTAACGAAATTACTTTTAATCAAATTAAAGCTACAGAAAATATTTTAGAGGGAATTGAAAGAAAAGAACGCGCAAAAATGATGGAAATTTGTTTGCATAAATTACCAGATGAAGAACGTACTATTATTTGGATGTTTTATTATGATGAACTATCTTTAAAAGAAATTACGGAAATAACCTCCATGTCTGAAGCGAATTTAAAAGTGAAGTTACACAGAGCCAGAAAGAAATTATTGACCATTGTAAAAGAAAATGTAGTGCCAGAAATGATAGAAAATTATGGGAGAAAATAA
- a CDS encoding SAM hydrolase/SAM-dependent halogenase family protein, with amino-acid sequence MSFITLTSDFGTKDHFVGAVKGAIYSELADAKIVDITHEISPFNITETAYILKNSYKSFPKGTIHIVGVDSELSADNKHIAISLDDHFFVCPDNGLISMIASEIQPTKIVEINIHDRVESSFPVLDVFVKVACFIARGGNLTVIGKEIKEYKKLIEIQPKVNQEQNQIIGGVLYIDNYGNVITNISRKMFNDIGKGRTYKINASRYTFTKIYNKYNEITDNNSTDTMQFDGNKLAIFNSAGFLEIAVYRSNLKTVGGASTLLGLEYRDPVIVEFFMESKPEYSSLN; translated from the coding sequence GGACTAAAGACCATTTTGTTGGGGCTGTTAAAGGAGCTATTTATTCGGAATTAGCCGATGCTAAAATTGTAGATATTACGCACGAAATATCACCTTTTAACATTACAGAAACTGCTTATATTTTAAAAAATTCTTACAAAAGTTTTCCTAAAGGAACCATACATATTGTTGGTGTAGACTCAGAATTAAGCGCAGATAATAAGCACATTGCAATTTCTTTGGATGATCATTTTTTTGTATGTCCAGATAATGGATTAATCTCTATGATAGCTTCAGAAATTCAGCCTACAAAAATTGTGGAAATTAATATTCATGACAGAGTAGAAAGTAGTTTTCCTGTGTTAGATGTTTTTGTAAAAGTGGCTTGTTTTATTGCACGTGGTGGAAATTTAACAGTGATTGGCAAAGAAATTAAGGAATATAAAAAGCTTATTGAAATTCAGCCAAAAGTAAATCAAGAGCAAAACCAAATTATTGGTGGTGTTTTATATATTGATAATTATGGAAATGTAATTACCAACATCAGCAGAAAAATGTTTAATGATATTGGTAAAGGACGCACTTATAAAATAAATGCTTCACGTTATACTTTTACTAAAATATATAATAAATACAACGAAATTACAGATAATAACTCCACAGATACAATGCAATTCGATGGTAATAAATTAGCCATTTTTAATTCTGCAGGTTTTTTAGAAATTGCTGTGTATAGAAGTAACTTAAAAACAGTTGGTGGTGCATCAACTTTATTAGGTTTGGAATATAGAGATCCTGTAATTGTAGAATTTTTTATGGAATCGAAACCAGAATATTCCTCTTTAAATTAA
- a CDS encoding carbohydrate kinase family protein — translation MSKIVCFGEVLWDVFSNHKKIGGAPLNVATRLQSFKNDVTMISAIGNDRLGKLILEYLKEHNINSSQIQVLDDFETGEVAVTLNDKGAASYKIAHPKAWDKIQFTEKASAVVKNADAFVFGSLITRDEVSKNTLYKFLTHPNYKVFDVNLRKPFYEKNILFELMQKANFVKFNDEEIYEIAAFLNSPYKNLEQNIHFLSKETNTNQICVTKGEHGAVLLYDNKMFYNSGYQIKVADTVGSGDSFIATLISNLLQKENPQKAIDTACAVGALVAQKEGANPFISTKEITDFMKN, via the coding sequence ATGTCTAAAATTGTTTGTTTTGGAGAAGTTCTTTGGGATGTTTTTTCAAATCATAAAAAGATTGGAGGTGCACCTTTAAATGTTGCAACACGTTTGCAATCTTTTAAAAATGATGTTACTATGATTAGTGCTATTGGTAATGATCGTTTAGGAAAACTTATTTTAGAATATTTAAAAGAACACAACATAAATTCATCACAAATTCAAGTTTTAGATGATTTTGAAACTGGAGAAGTTGCAGTAACTTTAAATGATAAAGGAGCTGCGAGTTACAAAATTGCGCATCCAAAAGCTTGGGATAAAATTCAGTTTACAGAAAAAGCATCAGCAGTTGTAAAAAATGCTGATGCTTTTGTTTTTGGAAGTTTAATTACTCGAGATGAAGTTTCAAAAAACACCTTGTATAAATTTTTAACACACCCAAATTATAAAGTTTTTGATGTGAATTTACGCAAACCTTTTTATGAGAAAAATATTTTATTTGAGTTGATGCAAAAAGCAAATTTCGTTAAATTTAATGATGAAGAAATCTATGAGATTGCTGCTTTTTTAAATTCTCCCTATAAAAATTTAGAGCAGAATATTCATTTTTTATCAAAAGAAACAAATACAAACCAAATTTGTGTAACCAAAGGCGAACATGGTGCAGTTTTATTATATGATAATAAGATGTTTTATAATAGTGGTTATCAAATAAAAGTAGCAGATACAGTTGGTTCTGGAGATTCATTTATAGCAACGTTAATTAGCAATTTGTTGCAAAAAGAAAATCCACAAAAAGCAATTGATACAGCTTGTGCAGTTGGTGCTTTAGTGGCTCAAAAAGAAGGTGCAAATCCTTTTATTTCTACCAAAGAGATTACTGATTTTATGAAAAATTAG
- a CDS encoding ACP phosphodiesterase produces the protein MNFLAHLYLSQNDTNIMIGNFIADHIRGNNYEGFSKEIQQGIFLHREIDTFTDAHKIVRKSKRRLHKRYRHYDGVIIDIFYDYFLAKNWATYSSIPLEVYTKSVYTLFDSISSELPKKSQQFIKYMIDYNILFNYQYKEGIAKVLNGMNARTKGKSQMNLAIEDLSLLETELEEDFTIFFQDLVTFTKQKFNELTDI, from the coding sequence ATGAATTTCTTAGCACATTTATATCTCTCACAAAACGACACCAATATTATGATTGGCAATTTTATTGCAGACCATATTCGTGGGAATAATTACGAAGGTTTTTCAAAAGAAATTCAGCAAGGAATTTTTTTACACAGAGAAATAGACACTTTTACAGACGCTCATAAAATTGTAAGAAAAAGCAAACGACGTTTGCATAAACGTTACAGACATTATGATGGAGTTATCATCGATATTTTTTACGACTATTTTTTAGCCAAAAATTGGGCAACTTATTCTTCAATTCCTTTAGAGGTTTATACAAAATCTGTATATACTTTGTTTGATTCAATTTCATCAGAATTACCAAAAAAATCGCAACAATTTATAAAGTATATGATCGACTATAATATTCTGTTCAATTATCAATATAAAGAAGGAATTGCAAAAGTTTTAAATGGCATGAATGCTCGAACAAAAGGCAAATCTCAAATGAATTTAGCCATCGAAGATTTATCACTTTTAGAAACTGAATTAGAAGAAGATTTTACAATTTTCTTTCAAGATTTGGTCACTTTTACAAAGCAGAAATTTAATGAATTAACTGATATTTAG